Proteins encoded by one window of Chanos chanos chromosome 7, fChaCha1.1, whole genome shotgun sequence:
- the dnajb1b gene encoding dnaJ homolog subfamily B member 1b isoform X1: MVKMGKDYYSILGIQKGASEDEIKKAYRKQALKYHPDKNKSPNAEDKFKEIAEAYDVLSDPKKKDIYDRFGEEGLKGGIPGGGGGTNGANFSYTFQGDPHAMFSEFFGGRNPFDSFFGRGGDEDMDVDDPFSAFGMGGMGGFPRSFNVRGGHGGRVEKRQDPPVTYDLKVSLEEVFSGCTKKMKISRKRLNPDGRTTRSEDKILTVEVKKGWKEGTKITFPKEGDETPTNIPADVVFVVKDKPHPVYRRDGSDIIYPAKITLREALCGCTVKAPTLDGRSVTMATQDIVRPGMKRRLTGEGLPLPKCPDRRGDLVVEFEVKFPDKLSQSARETIAKVLPTS, translated from the exons ATGGTGAAAATGGGAAAAGATTATTACAGCATATTGGGAATACAGAAGGGTGCGTCGGAAGATGAGATCAAGAAAGCGTATCGCAAACAGGCGTTAAAATACCATCCGGATAAAAACAAGTCACCAAATGCGGAGGATAAGTTCAAAGAAATTGCAGAAGCCTACGACGTCTTAAGTGATccgaaaaaaaaggatatttatGATCGTTTCGGGGAGGAAG GGTTGAAGGGAGGAATCCCAGGTGGAGGCGGAGGTACAAATGGCGCCAACTTCTCATACACCTTCCAGGGCGACCCACATGCCATGTTCTCCGAGTTCTTCGGCGGACGCAACCCCTTCGATTCGTTTTTCGGCCGCGGTGGCGACGAGGACATGGACGTGGACGACCCGTTTAGCGCGTTCGGAATGGGCGGCATGGGCGGATTCCCGCGCAGCTTCAACGTGCGAGGGGGTCACGGCGGGAGGGTGGAGAAGCGGCAGGACCCGCCCGTGACCTACGACCTCAAGGTCAGCCTGGAGGAGGTGTTTTCGGGCTGCACGAAGAAGATGAAGATCTCGCGGAAGCGTCTGAATCCGGACGGCAGGACGACGCGTTCCGAGGATAAGATCCTAACGGTGGAGGTGAAGAAAGGGTGGAAAGAGGGAACGAAGATCACGTTTCCCAAAGAGGGCGATGAGACGCCCACCAACATTCCCGCTGACgtggtgtttgtggtgaaaGATAAACCTCATCCTGTGTACAGAAGAGACGGCTCTGACATCATTTATCCAGCCAAAATCACCCTCCGAGAG GCACTTTGTGGTTGCACAGTCAAAGCTCCCACGCTGGACGGCCGGTCCGTTACCATGGCGACGCAAGACATCGTACGGCCAGGGATGAAGAGGCGGCTCACGGGGGAGGGACTTCCTTTGCCCAAATGTCCCGATCGCCGCGGCGACCTTGTGGTGGAGTTTGAAGTGAAGTTTCCGGACAAGCTCAGCCAAAGCGCGCGGGAGACAATCGCGAAAGTCTTGCCAACGTCCTGA
- the dnajb1b gene encoding dnaJ homolog subfamily B member 1b isoform X2 — protein MVKMGKDYYSILGIQKGASEDEIKKAYRKQALKYHPDKNKSPNAEDKFKEIAEAYDVLSDPKKKDIYDRFGEEGIPGGGGGTNGANFSYTFQGDPHAMFSEFFGGRNPFDSFFGRGGDEDMDVDDPFSAFGMGGMGGFPRSFNVRGGHGGRVEKRQDPPVTYDLKVSLEEVFSGCTKKMKISRKRLNPDGRTTRSEDKILTVEVKKGWKEGTKITFPKEGDETPTNIPADVVFVVKDKPHPVYRRDGSDIIYPAKITLREALCGCTVKAPTLDGRSVTMATQDIVRPGMKRRLTGEGLPLPKCPDRRGDLVVEFEVKFPDKLSQSARETIAKVLPTS, from the exons ATGGTGAAAATGGGAAAAGATTATTACAGCATATTGGGAATACAGAAGGGTGCGTCGGAAGATGAGATCAAGAAAGCGTATCGCAAACAGGCGTTAAAATACCATCCGGATAAAAACAAGTCACCAAATGCGGAGGATAAGTTCAAAGAAATTGCAGAAGCCTACGACGTCTTAAGTGATccgaaaaaaaaggatatttatGATCGTTTCGGGGAGGAAG GAATCCCAGGTGGAGGCGGAGGTACAAATGGCGCCAACTTCTCATACACCTTCCAGGGCGACCCACATGCCATGTTCTCCGAGTTCTTCGGCGGACGCAACCCCTTCGATTCGTTTTTCGGCCGCGGTGGCGACGAGGACATGGACGTGGACGACCCGTTTAGCGCGTTCGGAATGGGCGGCATGGGCGGATTCCCGCGCAGCTTCAACGTGCGAGGGGGTCACGGCGGGAGGGTGGAGAAGCGGCAGGACCCGCCCGTGACCTACGACCTCAAGGTCAGCCTGGAGGAGGTGTTTTCGGGCTGCACGAAGAAGATGAAGATCTCGCGGAAGCGTCTGAATCCGGACGGCAGGACGACGCGTTCCGAGGATAAGATCCTAACGGTGGAGGTGAAGAAAGGGTGGAAAGAGGGAACGAAGATCACGTTTCCCAAAGAGGGCGATGAGACGCCCACCAACATTCCCGCTGACgtggtgtttgtggtgaaaGATAAACCTCATCCTGTGTACAGAAGAGACGGCTCTGACATCATTTATCCAGCCAAAATCACCCTCCGAGAG GCACTTTGTGGTTGCACAGTCAAAGCTCCCACGCTGGACGGCCGGTCCGTTACCATGGCGACGCAAGACATCGTACGGCCAGGGATGAAGAGGCGGCTCACGGGGGAGGGACTTCCTTTGCCCAAATGTCCCGATCGCCGCGGCGACCTTGTGGTGGAGTTTGAAGTGAAGTTTCCGGACAAGCTCAGCCAAAGCGCGCGGGAGACAATCGCGAAAGTCTTGCCAACGTCCTGA
- the dnajb1b gene encoding dnaJ homolog subfamily B member 1b isoform X3 gives MFSEFFGGRNPFDSFFGRGGDEDMDVDDPFSAFGMGGMGGFPRSFNVRGGHGGRVEKRQDPPVTYDLKVSLEEVFSGCTKKMKISRKRLNPDGRTTRSEDKILTVEVKKGWKEGTKITFPKEGDETPTNIPADVVFVVKDKPHPVYRRDGSDIIYPAKITLREALCGCTVKAPTLDGRSVTMATQDIVRPGMKRRLTGEGLPLPKCPDRRGDLVVEFEVKFPDKLSQSARETIAKVLPTS, from the exons ATGTTCTCCGAGTTCTTCGGCGGACGCAACCCCTTCGATTCGTTTTTCGGCCGCGGTGGCGACGAGGACATGGACGTGGACGACCCGTTTAGCGCGTTCGGAATGGGCGGCATGGGCGGATTCCCGCGCAGCTTCAACGTGCGAGGGGGTCACGGCGGGAGGGTGGAGAAGCGGCAGGACCCGCCCGTGACCTACGACCTCAAGGTCAGCCTGGAGGAGGTGTTTTCGGGCTGCACGAAGAAGATGAAGATCTCGCGGAAGCGTCTGAATCCGGACGGCAGGACGACGCGTTCCGAGGATAAGATCCTAACGGTGGAGGTGAAGAAAGGGTGGAAAGAGGGAACGAAGATCACGTTTCCCAAAGAGGGCGATGAGACGCCCACCAACATTCCCGCTGACgtggtgtttgtggtgaaaGATAAACCTCATCCTGTGTACAGAAGAGACGGCTCTGACATCATTTATCCAGCCAAAATCACCCTCCGAGAG GCACTTTGTGGTTGCACAGTCAAAGCTCCCACGCTGGACGGCCGGTCCGTTACCATGGCGACGCAAGACATCGTACGGCCAGGGATGAAGAGGCGGCTCACGGGGGAGGGACTTCCTTTGCCCAAATGTCCCGATCGCCGCGGCGACCTTGTGGTGGAGTTTGAAGTGAAGTTTCCGGACAAGCTCAGCCAAAGCGCGCGGGAGACAATCGCGAAAGTCTTGCCAACGTCCTGA